A part of Pseudomonas sp. HR96 genomic DNA contains:
- a CDS encoding LysR family transcriptional regulator has protein sequence MLTAELKAFYMVARLGSITLAAKKLGLSQPTVTTQIRHLESQYDVELFYRGGRRMSLSDEGARLMPMVKALQQQEADIEFFLRNSGQVKGALRIAATAPYYILDLVKVFRERLPQVEVSVEIGNSQQVLEWLEDYKVDLAASSQLLDDPRLVRRVLGSDPLVLAVHRSHPLAARAHIELGALAGQCLLLREQGSTTRSLTEQMLKQAGVVTGPLLEIGSRESIREGVLRNIGVSLIARHEVPHNPELKVLTVEQAPSMHEYLYCLKERKQARLPAAFLGLAQEVRPAP, from the coding sequence ATGCTGACGGCCGAACTCAAGGCGTTCTACATGGTGGCCCGGCTGGGCAGCATCACCCTGGCGGCAAAGAAGCTCGGGCTCAGCCAGCCAACCGTGACCACGCAGATTCGTCATCTGGAAAGCCAGTACGACGTCGAACTATTCTACCGCGGCGGGCGACGCATGAGCCTCAGCGACGAGGGCGCGCGGTTGATGCCGATGGTCAAGGCGTTGCAGCAGCAGGAAGCCGACATCGAGTTCTTCCTGCGCAACAGCGGCCAGGTCAAGGGCGCGCTGCGCATCGCCGCCACGGCGCCTTACTACATCCTCGACCTGGTGAAGGTGTTTCGCGAACGCCTGCCCCAGGTCGAGGTGTCGGTTGAAATCGGCAACTCGCAACAGGTGCTGGAATGGCTGGAGGACTACAAGGTCGACCTGGCCGCCTCTTCGCAGTTGCTTGACGACCCGCGTCTGGTCCGCCGCGTGCTGGGCAGCGATCCGCTGGTGCTGGCGGTACACCGCAGTCATCCGCTGGCCGCGCGCGCGCACATCGAGCTGGGTGCGCTGGCCGGGCAGTGCCTGTTGCTGCGCGAGCAGGGCTCGACCACCCGCAGCCTGACCGAACAGATGCTCAAGCAGGCAGGGGTCGTGACCGGGCCGTTGCTGGAGATCGGCAGCCGCGAGTCGATCCGCGAGGGGGTGCTGCGCAACATCGGCGTCAGCCTGATCGCCCGCCACGAGGTGCCGCACAATCCCGAGCTCAAGGTGCTGACCGTCGAGCAGGCGCCCTCGATGCACGAGTACCTGTACTGCCTCAAGGAGCGCAAGCAGGCGCGGCTGCCGGCGGCGTTTCTTGGCCTGGCCCAGGAAGTCCGCCCCGCGCCCTGA
- a CDS encoding heavy metal translocating P-type ATPase, giving the protein MYRLHRAEPVSPSPVHAHKGHDHCCSGPAPAAEVELGPVTAGAQLSRFRIEAMDCPTEQTLIQNKLAKLAGIEQLEFNLVNRVLGVRHVLQSTAPIEQAIGSLGMTAVSLDGEQSATAQPKAKSQWPLWLSGLAAFAAEVLHFTGLAPNWAIAGVALLSIVAGGLGTYKKGWIALKNRNLNINALMSIAVTGALLIGQWPEAAMVMFLFTVAELIEARSLSRARDAIAGLLQLAPELATVRSADGQWHAVAVSSIEVGARVRVRPGERIAVDGEVVQGRSSIDQAAITGESLPVDKATGDPVFAGTLNQAGSLEVLVSAPASQSTLARIIHAVEQAQGANAPTQRFVDNFARVYTPLVFILALAVAVLPPLLMAGAWFDWIYRALVLLVVACPCALVISTPVTLVSGLAAAARKGILIKGGAYLESGHRLQVIALDKTGTLTHGKPRQTDFERWVDGPSDVGQIAASLAARSDHPVSMAIAAANPQARLEVQDFVALPGRGVRGEVNGQPYHLGNPRLAEELGATDAQLTARLEQLEREGKSLVLLLAGNQALALFAVADTVKDTSKEAIAELHALGIKTLMLTGDNQHTAEAVARQVGIDQARGNLLPADKLAAIEALDHQGHATGMVGDGINDAPALARASIGFAMGAAGSHTAIETADVALMDDDLRKLPAFVRLSRQTRAILAQNIGLALVVKALFLGMTFAGLATMWMAVFADMGVSLLVVFNGLRLLRK; this is encoded by the coding sequence CCTTGATCCAGAACAAGCTGGCCAAGCTGGCGGGCATCGAGCAACTGGAGTTCAACCTGGTCAACCGCGTGCTCGGCGTGCGCCATGTGCTGCAGTCCACTGCGCCCATCGAGCAGGCGATCGGCAGCCTTGGCATGACCGCCGTGAGCCTGGATGGGGAACAATCGGCAACGGCCCAGCCCAAGGCCAAGTCACAATGGCCGTTGTGGCTGTCCGGCCTTGCTGCGTTCGCCGCCGAGGTCCTGCACTTCACCGGGTTGGCGCCCAACTGGGCGATTGCCGGGGTCGCGTTGCTGTCCATCGTTGCGGGCGGCCTGGGCACCTACAAGAAGGGCTGGATCGCCCTGAAGAACCGCAACCTGAACATCAATGCGCTGATGAGCATCGCAGTGACCGGGGCGCTGCTCATCGGCCAGTGGCCGGAAGCTGCGATGGTGATGTTCCTGTTCACCGTGGCCGAGCTGATCGAGGCGCGCTCGCTGAGCCGTGCACGCGACGCAATCGCAGGTTTGCTGCAATTGGCGCCCGAGCTCGCCACGGTGCGGAGTGCCGACGGGCAATGGCATGCCGTGGCAGTGAGCAGCATCGAAGTTGGCGCTCGAGTCAGGGTGCGTCCTGGTGAGCGCATCGCGGTGGACGGCGAAGTGGTGCAAGGGCGGTCGAGCATCGATCAGGCCGCGATCACCGGTGAAAGTCTGCCTGTGGATAAAGCCACGGGAGACCCGGTGTTCGCCGGCACGCTCAATCAAGCGGGTTCGCTGGAAGTGCTCGTCAGTGCGCCAGCCAGCCAGTCGACCTTGGCACGGATCATCCACGCGGTCGAGCAGGCGCAAGGCGCCAATGCGCCCACGCAACGCTTCGTCGACAACTTCGCGCGGGTCTACACGCCGCTGGTGTTCATCCTGGCGCTCGCCGTCGCGGTGCTGCCGCCCCTGCTCATGGCCGGCGCCTGGTTCGACTGGATCTACCGCGCGCTGGTGCTGCTGGTAGTGGCGTGCCCCTGTGCCCTGGTGATCTCGACTCCGGTGACCCTGGTCAGCGGCCTCGCCGCCGCTGCGCGCAAAGGTATCCTGATCAAGGGCGGGGCGTATCTGGAGAGCGGTCATCGGTTGCAGGTGATCGCCCTCGACAAGACCGGCACCCTGACCCACGGCAAGCCCCGGCAGACCGATTTCGAACGGTGGGTCGACGGGCCGTCGGATGTTGGGCAGATTGCCGCCAGCCTGGCCGCACGTTCCGATCACCCGGTGTCCATGGCGATCGCCGCCGCCAACCCGCAGGCGCGACTCGAGGTGCAAGACTTCGTAGCGCTGCCGGGCCGCGGCGTGCGCGGTGAAGTGAACGGCCAGCCCTATCATTTGGGCAATCCGCGCCTTGCCGAGGAGTTGGGCGCGACCGACGCACAGCTGACCGCCCGTCTGGAGCAACTCGAGCGCGAAGGCAAAAGCCTGGTGTTGCTGCTGGCGGGCAATCAGGCGCTGGCCCTGTTCGCCGTGGCCGATACGGTCAAGGACACCAGCAAGGAGGCCATCGCCGAGCTGCATGCCCTGGGTATCAAGACCTTGATGCTCACCGGCGACAATCAGCACACCGCCGAGGCGGTGGCCCGTCAGGTCGGCATCGATCAGGCGCGGGGCAACCTGCTGCCGGCCGACAAGCTGGCCGCCATCGAAGCACTCGATCACCAAGGCCACGCCACCGGCATGGTCGGTGACGGTATCAACGACGCGCCAGCCCTGGCGCGGGCCTCGATCGGTTTTGCCATGGGCGCTGCCGGCAGCCACACCGCCATCGAAACCGCCGACGTGGCATTGATGGACGACGACTTGCGCAAGCTCCCGGCTTTCGTCAGGCTCTCGCGGCAGACCCGGGCCATCCTGGCGCAGAACATCGGCCTGGCGCTGGTGGTCAAGGCGCTGTTCCTGGGCATGACTTTCGCCGGGCTGGCGACCATGTGGATGGCGGTGTTCGCCGACATGGGCGTCAGCCTGCTGGTGGTATTCAATGGTTTGCGCCTGCTGAGGAAATAG